One region of Fusobacterium periodonticum 1_1_41FAA genomic DNA includes:
- the rpsO gene encoding 30S ribosomal protein S15, with protein sequence MRTKAEIIKEFGKSEADTGSTEVQIALLTEKINHLTEHLRVHKKDFHSRLGLLKMVGQRKRLLAYLTKKDLEGYRALIAKLGIRK encoded by the coding sequence ATGAGAACAAAGGCAGAAATTATTAAAGAATTTGGAAAATCAGAAGCAGATACTGGATCTACTGAGGTTCAAATAGCTCTACTTACTGAAAAAATTAATCACTTAACAGAACACTTAAGAGTGCACAAGAAAGATTTTCACTCAAGATTAGGATTACTTAAAATGGTTGGGCAAAGAAAAAGATTACTTGCTTACCTAACTAAGAAAGATCTTGAAGGATACAGAGCTTTAATAGCTAAATTAGGTATCAGAAAATAG